The following proteins are encoded in a genomic region of Protaetiibacter sp. SSC-01:
- a CDS encoding iron chaperone, translating to MAEKNTTKKNTSAFTEEERAVMKEHAAEVRRSKKSTPEENAQAVLDKIAAMDPEDRALAERIHRIVTETAPELAPRLWYGMPAYYKDGKNIVYFQDAKKFKARYSTLGFDNAAQLDEGTMWPTSYALTNDLTKADEKLIAQLVKRAVGS from the coding sequence ATGGCCGAGAAGAACACCACCAAGAAGAACACGAGCGCGTTCACCGAGGAGGAGCGCGCCGTGATGAAGGAGCACGCCGCCGAGGTGCGGCGCTCGAAGAAGAGCACCCCGGAGGAGAACGCGCAGGCGGTGCTCGACAAGATCGCCGCAATGGACCCCGAGGACCGGGCGCTCGCCGAGCGCATCCACCGCATCGTCACCGAGACCGCGCCCGAGCTCGCTCCGCGCCTCTGGTACGGGATGCCGGCGTACTACAAGGACGGCAAGAACATCGTCTACTTCCAAGACGCGAAGAAGTTCAAGGCCCGCTACTCGACGCTCGGCTTCGACAACGCCGCGCAGCTCGACGAGGGCACGATGTGGCCCACCTCGTACGCCCTCACGAACGACCTCACGAAGGCCGACGAGAAGCTCATCGCCCAGCTCGTGAAGCGCGCGGTCGGCTCCTAG
- a CDS encoding RimK/LysX family protein, producing the protein MSERSHSNTLAGWREWVQLPDVGVPWIKAKLDTGAQTSSIHAYDVEAFDRDGEAWVRFGIRPWQKSDADEVIVERHVVDVRRVRSSSGHVDERFVVSLPLVLVGRRVEAEVTLSNRDSMGFRMLIGREALSRGFVVDSSRSFLGDRAPRPMRRRNRGDED; encoded by the coding sequence GTGAGCGAGAGATCCCATTCAAACACCCTCGCGGGGTGGCGGGAGTGGGTGCAGTTGCCGGATGTGGGTGTGCCGTGGATCAAGGCGAAGCTCGACACGGGCGCCCAGACCTCGTCGATCCACGCCTACGACGTCGAGGCCTTCGATCGCGACGGTGAGGCCTGGGTGCGCTTCGGCATCCGTCCGTGGCAGAAGTCGGATGCCGACGAGGTGATCGTGGAGCGTCACGTGGTCGACGTGCGCCGCGTGCGCAGCTCGTCGGGTCACGTCGACGAGCGCTTCGTCGTGTCGCTCCCCCTCGTGCTCGTCGGTCGCCGCGTCGAGGCCGAGGTGACGCTCAGCAACCGCGACTCGATGGGGTTCCGGATGCTCATCGGCCGCGAGGCGCTCAGCCGCGGCTTCGTCGTGGACTCGTCCCGCTCGTTCCTCGGCGACCGTGCGCCCCGACCCATGCGACGTCGCAACCGCGGCGACGAGGACTGA
- a CDS encoding RimK family alpha-L-glutamate ligase, translating into MKLAILSRAPRAYSTQRLKAAALQRGHDVKVLNTLRFAIDLSGDEPDLQYRGRPLSDYDAILPRIGASITYFGTAVVRQFEQMDVYTPNTANGISNARDKLRANQILSRHNIGMPATAFVRNRADVRPAIEQVGGAPVVIKLLEGTQGIGVILAPEVKTAEAIIETLQSTNQNVLIQHFVSESRGRDIRALVVGDRVVAAMRRTAKGDEFRSNVHRGGSVERVDLSPEYAQAAVRSAQIMGLRVAGVDMLEGADGPLVMEVNSSPGLQGIEAATQLDVAGAIIDYVAQQVAFPEIDVRQRLSVSTGYGVAELLVHGNAELVGKTLGESGLWERDITVLTLHRGASVIPNPRKGQLLEAGDRLLCFGKLEEMRSMIPERRRRRARVRKLPAEPIPTEE; encoded by the coding sequence ATGAAACTCGCGATCCTCTCGCGCGCCCCCCGGGCGTACTCCACCCAGCGCCTCAAGGCGGCTGCGCTGCAGCGCGGGCACGACGTCAAGGTGCTCAACACGCTGCGGTTCGCGATCGACCTCTCGGGCGACGAGCCCGACCTGCAGTACCGCGGGCGCCCCCTCTCCGACTACGACGCGATCCTGCCGCGCATCGGCGCCTCGATCACCTACTTCGGCACCGCCGTGGTGCGCCAGTTCGAGCAGATGGACGTCTACACGCCCAACACGGCGAACGGCATCTCGAACGCGCGCGACAAGCTGCGGGCCAACCAGATCCTGTCGCGCCACAACATCGGCATGCCGGCCACGGCGTTCGTGCGCAACCGAGCGGATGTCCGCCCCGCGATCGAGCAGGTCGGCGGCGCCCCCGTCGTCATCAAGCTGCTCGAGGGCACGCAGGGCATCGGCGTCATCCTCGCCCCCGAGGTGAAGACGGCCGAGGCCATCATCGAGACCCTCCAGTCGACCAACCAGAACGTGCTCATCCAGCACTTCGTCTCGGAGAGCCGCGGCCGCGACATCCGCGCGCTCGTCGTGGGCGACCGCGTCGTCGCGGCGATGCGGCGCACGGCGAAGGGCGACGAGTTCCGCTCGAACGTGCATCGCGGCGGCAGCGTCGAGCGCGTCGACCTCTCGCCCGAGTACGCGCAGGCGGCCGTGCGCTCGGCCCAGATCATGGGCCTGCGCGTCGCTGGCGTCGACATGCTCGAGGGCGCCGACGGCCCGCTCGTCATGGAGGTCAACTCCTCGCCCGGCCTGCAGGGCATCGAGGCGGCGACGCAGCTGGATGTCGCGGGCGCGATCATCGACTACGTCGCCCAGCAGGTGGCCTTCCCCGAGATCGACGTGCGTCAGCGCCTCTCGGTCTCGACGGGCTACGGCGTCGCGGAGCTGCTCGTGCACGGCAACGCCGAGCTCGTGGGCAAGACTCTCGGCGAGTCGGGCCTGTGGGAGCGCGACATCACGGTGCTCACGCTCCACCGCGGCGCGAGCGTCATCCCGAACCCGCGCAAGGGCCAGCTGCTCGAGGCGGGCGACCGCCTGCTGTGCTTCGGCAAGCTCGAGGAGATGCGCTCGATGATCCCCGAGCGCCGCCGCCGCCGCGCGCGCGTGCGCAAGCTGCCGGCGGAGCCCATCCCGACGGAGGAGTGA
- a CDS encoding PadR family transcriptional regulator: MFHHDPTNPAAHGPHAERGVHAPMRGMPPFGPGPGFGPGFGPGPWGRGKGRAGRGDIRSVILSVLAEGPSNGYSVIKTIAERTGGGWRPSPGSVYPTLQQLVDEELIEATGEGRRTEYTLTEAGRTYVSEHGEELKRAWESGSPKRSEQELAFQQSVGKLMGVVGQFHHAATDAQRAAAVEKLDEARRALYLILAD; this comes from the coding sequence ATGTTCCACCACGACCCCACCAACCCCGCCGCCCACGGGCCGCACGCCGAGCGTGGGGTGCACGCCCCCATGCGCGGCATGCCCCCGTTCGGCCCCGGTCCGGGCTTCGGCCCCGGATTCGGCCCCGGCCCCTGGGGTCGCGGCAAGGGCCGCGCCGGCCGCGGCGACATCCGCTCCGTCATCCTCTCGGTGCTCGCCGAGGGCCCGTCGAACGGCTACAGCGTCATCAAGACGATCGCCGAGCGCACGGGCGGCGGATGGCGGCCGAGCCCGGGCTCGGTCTACCCGACCCTGCAGCAGCTCGTCGACGAGGAGCTCATCGAGGCGACCGGCGAGGGCCGGCGCACCGAGTACACGCTCACCGAGGCGGGCCGCACCTACGTCTCCGAGCACGGAGAGGAGCTGAAGCGCGCGTGGGAGTCCGGCTCCCCGAAGCGCAGCGAGCAGGAGCTCGCGTTCCAGCAGAGCGTCGGCAAGCTCATGGGCGTCGTGGGGCAGTTCCATCACGCGGCGACCGACGCCCAGCGGGCGGCCGCGGTCGAGAAGCTCGACGAGGCGCGCCGCGCGCTGTACCTCATCCTCGCCGACTGA